The Pirellulales bacterium DNA window GGCTTTGTCGACGGCGGGAAATCGTCGGTCCGGAAAGGCGAGGCCGGCAGGCCGGCGCCATTCCACAGATTCACCAGTGGAAAGTTGGCCCAGCCGAAGCGGACGCCTATCGGATTCTTGACCGCAGAACTCCACACGACGACCTTGTCTCCCTGAATCTCGGCGTTGGCGTTCACGAACTTGCGGTCCTCGCCCGCGATTGTGAAGCCGGAGAGGGCGCCGCCGCCCTGAGAAACCAGCCCGCCATCGGTGTGCTTGAAGCTGAGCAACACGCGGTTGCCGTCGATCTGCTGCTGGTAATACTCAGGGCCCGAGTAGGGAACCTTCTCGCCATAGGCCAGTGCCCGCGCGGCCAAGGCCAGTCGTGCGCCGACCGGTGCCTTCCATTTCGGATGAATGTCGATGTCCTGACCGACATCCGTGATCACAGCCATGCCTACGCTGGGGAGCGACTGCGTGGAGAATAATTGCGCGTCACGCAACTCGGCCCACGCGCAATCCTTGGGCTCGAAATCGATCTTCATAAAGGGGGCCAGCTGCACGAGCAAGAACGGGAAATCGCCCTCGCCCCATTGGGCGCGCCAATCCTTGATCATCGTGGGAAACAGAGTGCGATATTCGAAGGCACGGCCGGCATTCGATTCACCCTGATACCAGACAGCGCCTTTGATGGCGTAAGGAATCAATGGATGAATCATGG harbors:
- a CDS encoding sialate O-acetylesterase, whose amino-acid sequence is PAEAWMSHGALAAEPALKSLADMPANDKPNSPAGLYNAMIHPLIPYAIKGAVWYQGESNAGRAFEYRTLFPTMIKDWRAQWGEGDFPFLLVQLAPFMKIDFEPKDCAWAELRDAQLFSTQSLPSVGMAVITDVGQDIDIHPKWKAPVGARLALAARALAYGEKVPYSGPEYYQQQIDGNRVLLSFKHTDGGLVSQGGGALSGFTIAGEDRKFVNANAEIQGDKVVVWSSAVKNPIGVRFGWANFPLVNLWNGAGLPASPFRTDDFPPSTKPK